A single genomic interval of Coccidioides posadasii str. Silveira chromosome 1, complete sequence harbors:
- a CDS encoding uncharacterized protein (EggNog:ENOG410Q5BP~COG:S~TransMembrane:2 (o46-65i86-104o)), with amino-acid sequence MQQVENNYKEFVLENLNPPCPNHWLKSLTINVIEAFLRWYLDCHNVGSLPGFLVLVRFWRIYYCYELDMDFPYRLKRKTKEVGLQIIMLFNDLILIFLTVNLYGSQV; translated from the exons ATGCAGCAGGTGGAGAATAACTACAAGGA ATTTGTCTTGGAGAACCTTAATCCACCCTGCCCAAATCACTGGCTTAAAAGTTTGACCATTAATGTCATCGAGGCTTTCCTACGCTGGTATCTTGATTGTCATAATGTGGGATCCCTGCCAGGTTTCCTCGTGTTGGTCCGCTTCTGGAGGATATATTACTGCTACGAGCTTGATATGGATTTCCCTTATCGTTTGAAACGAAAGACTAAGGAGGTGGGCCTACAGATTATTATGCTATTTAATGATCtcattttaatttttcttacAGTTAATCTGTACGGTTCTCAAGTTTGA
- the COQ9 gene encoding Ubiquinone biosynthesis protein coq9, mitochondrial (EggNog:ENOG410PNI5~COG:S): protein MSHPGCLLRRPAIACIAPKPTSPRTSIPSVGASGPFCKQASYFQTQCPRSRYLYPSLTCFRRPKNRPVPLQNVRSYHSEFHPVPDPPADTYTLEQSAILSTALKHVPEYGFSTKAVIMGAREAGYLDVSLQLFPRGGEFELVLYWLASRRGLLKQKVESGEIFGQKDDADGSITPAEVDQRVRTLIMERLKMNTEIIHHWQDALAIMSLPPHVPPSLCELYRLSSDILYLANDRSVDASWYTRRISVATIYASADINMTEDVSPGFSATMEFVDRRINDADAVTDTLSDVKRYMGYVAGSVFAAGRSWGMKV, encoded by the exons ATGTCACACCCCGGTTGTCTTCTACGGCGCCCTGCCATAGCTTGCATAGCGCCCAAGCCGACAAGCCCTCGAACAAGCATACCTTCTGTCGGAGCTTCCGGGCCCTTTTGTAAACAGGCCAGCTACTTCCAGACGCAGTGCCCCCGTTCCCGATACCTCTATCCTTCTCTCACATGCTTCCGCAGGCCAAAGAACAGACCTGTTCCCTTACAGAATGTCCGGAGCTACCACTCCGAATTCCACCCTGTTCCAGACCCGCCAGCGGATACCTACACGCTTGAGCAATCGGCCATCCTTTCGACTGCGCTGAAGCATGTCCCTGAGTATGGGTTTTCAACCAAGGCAGTGATTATGGGAGCCCGGGAAGCGGGATACTTGGATGTTTCTTTGCAGCTTTTCCCTCGTGGGGGCGAGTTCGAATTGGTGTTATATTGGTTGGCGAGCAGAAGAGGGCTATTAAAGCAGAAAGTCGAAAGTGGTGAAATATTTGGTCAGAAAGACGATGCTGATGGGTCCATCACACCTGCGGAGGTGGACCAAAGGGTGAGGACCCTGATCATGGAGAGATTAAAAATGAATACGGAAATAATACATCATTGGCAGGAT GCCCTAGCAATCATGTCTCTCCCTCCACACGTTCCACCCTCTCTTTGCGAACTGTACAGGCTATCCTCTGATATCCTATACCTTGCCAATGACCGTTCCGTTGATGCGTCGTGGTATACAAGACGCATTTCCGTAGCTACCATTTATGCTAGCGCGGATATAAACATGACTGAAGATGTATCTCCGGGCTTTAGCGCCACAATGGAATTTGTTGACCGCCGGATAAATGATGCAGATGCTGTCACGGATACATTGAGTGATGTAAAGCGATACATGGGATATGTTGCTGGCAGCGTATTTGCTGCTGGAAGGAGTTGGGGAATGAAGGTATGA
- a CDS encoding uncharacterized protein (EggNog:ENOG410Q5BP~COG:S) has protein sequence MMTRTSARPGTLLESSGYCRTNDSLLWGGIELFMVMDPEHPTCQVLLMRVKHHLNKGKRNEGVPPIYSYTERNDNLGYCVIQDILDFAFEDDAFASEYIKEPWDIWRHTKVPEHRKSVPIHIKKKMRRILVFRPGVQNEEGKCITHPRALTAKQFGEDENNLSRATGMEKVGGAYKYRKGAAEAFDKNLTEHQHNHVMGHTKGEIFRAYVNPYAGDTQSIYLGTPTSEALNNLSTHASLTRDPAAPQRLTKEQREAVENYPELIQAKQ, from the exons ATGATGACACGTACATCCGCTCGGCCTGGAACACTTCTTGAAAGCTCAGGGTATTGCCGAACAAATGATTCACTTCTCTGGGGAGGTATTGAGCTTTTCATGGTTATGGATCCTGAACATCCAACCTGTCAAGTCCTCCTTATGAGAGTAAAACACCATCTCAATAAGGGCAAGAGAAACGAGGGAGTACC GCCAATATACTCCTATACTGAGCGAAACGATAATCTAGGATACTGTGTGATTCAAGACATACTAGATTTTGCATTCGAGGATGATGCTTTTGCAAGTGAATACATCAAAGAACCTTGGGATATCTGGCGGCATACCAAAGTCCCGGAACACAGGAAGAGCGTTCCAATCcatatcaagaagaaaatgcgGAGAATACTGGTTTTCCGACCTGGAGTTCAAAATGAAGAGGGAAAATGCATCACCCATCCAAGAGCTCTAACAGCAAAACAATTTGGTGAGGATGAAAACAATCTTTCTCGAGCCACCGGCATGGAGAAAGTTGGTGGGGCATACAAGTACAGAAAAGGGGCAGCTGAGGCATTTGATA AAAATTTGACTGAGCACCAGCACAATCATGTCATGGGCCATACCAAAGGCGAGATCTTCCGCGCATATGTGAACCCTTACGCGGGCGACACACAGTCGATATATCTAGGGACACCAACCAGCGAAGCCCTGAACAATTTATCCACTCATGCAAGCCTTACACGCGACCCAGCTGCACCACAGCGTCTGACTAAGGAGCAGAGGGAAGCGGTTGAGAACTATCCAGAGCTAATTCAGGCTAAGCAATAG